A region of Chitinophaga horti DNA encodes the following proteins:
- a CDS encoding ATP-binding protein gives MSKSGLKSKITAGVLFLFFMLILVSVVGYYYLTRLNNEARMVLEDNYESLEYSREMLWALNNWPNATRFETALAKQQENVTEPGEAQVTMSISIFYKSAAGAPQLSPIVAKALRQEIDKLMDLNMRAIVRKNERAGKTAETALVYIAIISGVCLLLGITFVYNFPGYIADPIQKLTEGIKGIANKQYSQRLHFKSGDEFGDLANAFNIMAQRLDEYEHSNLARILFEKQRAEAVVSSLKDATIGFDVNDVVLFANKQALQLLNLGEGELPGRTASEIAQRNDLLRYLVTETSNVPLKIVVDGKESFFTREMADIMQDGQRIGYVIILRNITTFKEQDIAKTHFIATISHELKTPLAASDFSLRLLEDERTGPLSTDQRELLDSLKQDNRRMIKMVSDLLDFSRVESGNIQLQIRSVKPAGIVDYALAAVQRQADEQQVTINYVPDDHLPAITADAEKAAWVLVNLLTNAIRYSPQQGVIQLALQPVDNTLVFSVADNGMGIPVAFQQKIFERFFQVPGMESQKGSGLGLAIAREFIEAQGGKIGVESTEGKGSRFYFSLPLSPAESLLIS, from the coding sequence ATGAGTAAGTCCGGGCTTAAATCGAAGATCACGGCCGGTGTGCTGTTTTTGTTTTTTATGCTGATACTGGTCAGCGTAGTCGGTTATTATTACCTCACGCGGCTGAACAACGAGGCCCGGATGGTATTGGAGGATAACTACGAATCGCTGGAGTACAGCCGGGAGATGTTATGGGCGTTAAACAACTGGCCCAACGCCACGCGCTTCGAAACAGCACTGGCCAAACAGCAGGAGAACGTAACAGAGCCGGGTGAGGCCCAGGTCACGATGAGCATTTCCATTTTTTACAAAAGTGCAGCAGGCGCCCCGCAGTTATCGCCTATTGTCGCCAAAGCGCTTCGACAGGAAATAGACAAGCTGATGGATTTGAACATGCGGGCCATCGTGCGGAAGAACGAACGTGCCGGTAAAACGGCCGAAACCGCCTTGGTATACATCGCCATTATCAGCGGCGTGTGCTTGTTGCTGGGCATTACGTTCGTATACAATTTCCCCGGCTATATTGCCGATCCCATTCAAAAGTTAACTGAAGGCATTAAAGGTATTGCCAATAAACAATATAGCCAGCGCCTGCATTTCAAATCCGGCGACGAGTTTGGCGACCTGGCCAACGCGTTCAATATCATGGCGCAGCGGCTGGATGAATATGAACATAGCAACCTCGCGCGCATCCTGTTCGAGAAGCAACGTGCGGAAGCCGTGGTGAGCAGTTTGAAAGATGCGACCATCGGTTTTGATGTGAACGATGTCGTGTTGTTCGCCAACAAACAAGCCTTGCAACTTCTTAACCTTGGTGAGGGCGAGCTGCCTGGCCGCACCGCCAGCGAAATCGCGCAGCGAAACGATCTGCTGCGTTACCTCGTTACCGAAACGAGCAACGTGCCCCTGAAGATCGTGGTAGATGGAAAAGAGAGTTTTTTCACCCGTGAAATGGCGGATATTATGCAGGACGGGCAGCGCATCGGCTACGTCATCATCCTCCGGAACATCACTACTTTTAAAGAACAGGATATCGCGAAAACTCATTTTATCGCCACCATCTCCCACGAGTTAAAAACGCCTTTGGCCGCTTCAGATTTCAGTTTACGTTTGTTAGAAGACGAGCGCACCGGCCCATTATCCACCGACCAGCGAGAGCTGCTGGATAGTTTAAAGCAGGATAATCGCCGTATGATCAAAATGGTGAGCGACCTGCTGGATTTTTCCCGGGTGGAAAGTGGCAACATCCAGTTACAGATCCGTTCCGTAAAACCCGCTGGCATTGTGGATTACGCACTGGCAGCAGTGCAGCGGCAGGCGGATGAGCAGCAGGTAACGATCAATTATGTGCCCGATGATCATCTGCCTGCAATTACTGCTGATGCGGAGAAGGCGGCTTGGGTGCTGGTGAACCTGCTCACGAACGCGATCCGGTATTCGCCGCAGCAGGGTGTAATTCAACTGGCCTTACAGCCGGTAGATAACACACTTGTGTTTAGCGTGGCCGACAACGGGATGGGTATACCGGTGGCGTTCCAGCAAAAGATATTCGAGCGTTTTTTCCAGGTGCCGGGTATGGAAAGTCAAAAGGGCAGCGGGTTGGGGCTGGCCATTGCGCGGGAGTTCATCGAGGCGCAGGGCGGCAAAATAGGGGTAGAAAGCACCGAGGGCAAAGGCAGTCGCTTTTACTTTTCGTTGCCCTTGTCCCCGGCGGAGTCACTTTTAATTTCTTAA
- a CDS encoding universal stress protein, giving the protein MHVLHRPQGKFKIYIGMSAGVGKTYRMLQEAHGLLRSGVNIQVGFVETHGRRETQALLAGIPVVPRRQVFYKGKLLEEMDLNALLLLAPDWVIVDELAHTNIPGSRHEKRWQDVVELLKAGINVISAVNIQHIESINHHVKAITGVEVTERVPDKMLQMADEVVNIDLTADELITRLKEGKIYEASKVETALKNFFQSEKILQLRELALKEVASQVERKVETEVPRGQQMRHERFLACISTNDEIARKVIRKTARLAAYYHADWRVLYVQTPAESTGRINLALQRHLINNMKLATELGAEVIQVQDANIAEAIIRTVKERDITTVCIGKPHISLFRLILRTNIFNQLLKTLSSNETDIVILS; this is encoded by the coding sequence ATGCACGTTTTACACCGCCCGCAGGGTAAGTTTAAAATTTACATAGGCATGAGCGCCGGCGTGGGCAAAACCTACCGGATGTTGCAGGAGGCGCATGGCCTGCTGCGAAGTGGTGTAAACATCCAGGTCGGTTTCGTGGAAACGCACGGCCGCCGGGAAACACAGGCCCTGTTGGCCGGCATACCCGTGGTGCCGCGGCGGCAGGTGTTTTATAAAGGCAAACTGCTGGAGGAAATGGACCTGAACGCCCTGCTGTTGCTTGCCCCGGACTGGGTGATCGTAGATGAGCTGGCACATACCAACATCCCCGGCAGCCGGCACGAAAAGCGCTGGCAGGATGTAGTGGAGCTGTTGAAGGCCGGCATCAACGTAATATCGGCAGTCAATATTCAACATATTGAAAGCATTAATCACCATGTGAAAGCCATTACGGGCGTAGAGGTAACCGAACGCGTGCCCGATAAAATGTTGCAGATGGCAGACGAAGTGGTGAACATCGATCTAACCGCCGATGAGCTCATCACCCGTTTAAAAGAAGGCAAGATTTACGAAGCGTCGAAAGTCGAAACGGCGCTGAAAAACTTTTTTCAGTCAGAAAAGATATTACAGCTGCGGGAGCTGGCGCTGAAGGAAGTGGCGTCGCAGGTAGAGCGTAAGGTAGAAACCGAAGTGCCCCGTGGTCAGCAGATGCGCCACGAACGTTTCCTGGCCTGTATTTCCACCAACGATGAAATTGCCCGTAAAGTTATTCGTAAAACCGCCAGGCTGGCCGCGTACTACCATGCCGACTGGCGTGTGTTATACGTGCAAACACCGGCAGAGAGTACAGGGCGTATTAACCTGGCCTTGCAGCGGCATCTGATCAACAACATGAAACTGGCTACAGAACTGGGGGCGGAGGTGATACAGGTGCAGGATGCCAACATAGCCGAAGCGATCATTCGTACGGTAAAGGAGCGGGATATTACGACTGTTTGTATCGGTAAGCCGCATATCAGCCTGTTCCGGCTTATATTGCGTACGAATATTTTCAACCAGCTGTTAAAAACCTTATCTTCCAATGAAACCGATATCGTTATCCTGTCATGA
- a CDS encoding porin — translation MKRVMISAAIIAAMCTTAAAQDTIKPKIPFEGMDLSWVNGQNRQTDFPLTLKDKNGETILTGVAYMDAYYNYDFNRPIDNTHTISSSIGRSNEFTINMASVGLETNYKNIIGRLWLQYGQMGSIVQDLDGSVGHGRNTNINNLNYIREAAAGYHFNKWYGINVEMGIFMSYIGLESFVLGENWSYQRSAVCEFTPFYFTGARVQMFPSKKLRTEVWLLNGWQSYNSWNQRIGFGSSTYYRPNENLQLVANFYLAGKDTRNSTRSRFHHDNSIVYRYFKNRTGGGFISQAALSLNNHYGFQDGDGAKPKDQYMAGTSLANRFWFAKNKLALTLRGDIMTNPTAYLAYSPSPVAPNDYTDAMEADPKQKLNIGQFCATFDVMPNDHVTFRMEYGYRGANVPYFAGRGGTTSPDGWVDTPTNNWRPDLRKMENRLTVAASFRL, via the coding sequence ATGAAACGAGTAATGATTAGTGCAGCCATCATCGCTGCCATGTGTACAACGGCCGCCGCGCAGGACACCATCAAACCAAAAATTCCGTTCGAGGGAATGGACCTTAGCTGGGTGAACGGTCAAAACAGGCAAACCGATTTTCCGTTAACGCTGAAAGACAAAAACGGCGAAACGATCCTTACGGGCGTTGCTTACATGGACGCTTATTACAACTACGACTTTAACCGGCCGATCGACAATACCCATACGATATCATCGTCCATCGGCCGCAGCAACGAGTTTACGATCAACATGGCAAGCGTTGGGCTGGAAACCAATTATAAAAACATCATCGGCCGCCTCTGGCTGCAATACGGGCAGATGGGCTCTATCGTGCAGGACCTGGACGGCTCCGTGGGCCATGGTCGCAACACCAACATCAACAACCTGAACTACATCCGCGAAGCAGCGGCGGGTTATCACTTTAACAAGTGGTACGGCATCAATGTGGAGATGGGTATTTTTATGAGCTACATTGGTCTGGAAAGTTTTGTGCTGGGCGAGAACTGGAGCTACCAGCGTAGTGCGGTGTGTGAATTTACGCCGTTCTATTTTACCGGTGCGCGTGTTCAGATGTTCCCCTCTAAAAAACTGAGGACCGAAGTATGGTTGTTAAATGGCTGGCAAAGTTATAACAGCTGGAACCAGCGCATCGGTTTTGGTAGCTCCACCTATTACCGCCCGAATGAAAACCTGCAGCTGGTAGCCAACTTTTATCTCGCCGGTAAAGATACGCGCAACAGCACCCGTTCGCGCTTTCACCACGATAACAGCATTGTGTACCGCTACTTCAAAAACAGGACAGGCGGCGGCTTCATTTCCCAGGCGGCTTTGAGCCTGAACAACCACTACGGTTTCCAGGATGGTGACGGAGCCAAACCGAAGGATCAGTACATGGCAGGTACCTCGCTGGCGAACCGTTTCTGGTTTGCGAAAAACAAGCTGGCGCTTACACTTCGGGGAGATATTATGACCAACCCCACGGCTTACCTGGCTTATTCTCCATCGCCCGTAGCACCTAACGACTACACCGATGCGATGGAAGCCGATCCGAAACAAAAGCTGAACATAGGCCAGTTCTGCGCCACCTTCGACGTAATGCCTAACGACCACGTAACGTTCAGGATGGAGTACGGCTATCGCGGTGCAAACGTGCCTTATTTCGCTGGTCGCGGCGGTACCACTTCGCCTGATGGCTGGGTAGATACGCCGACCAACAACTGGCGTCCCGACCTGCGTAAAATGGAAAACAGGCTAACGGTTGCGGCCAGCTTCCGCTTATAA
- a CDS encoding K(+)-transporting ATPase subunit C, giving the protein MKKYLMPAVRLTAVLIVLLAVMYPLLIAAVGKMSKGGGNGETVAVNGKVVGFANVGQSFTEDKYFYSRPSAVNYNAAGSGGSNKGASNADYLKVVAERIDTFLAHNPGVKRDDVPVELVTASASGLDPHLSPAAVYVQVARIATIRGIPQERINKLVESHVQAPLLGLLGPSTVNILQLNIALDALSSISK; this is encoded by the coding sequence ATGAAAAAATACTTAATGCCCGCTGTTCGTCTCACCGCTGTACTTATTGTGTTGTTAGCGGTCATGTATCCCCTGCTGATCGCAGCGGTAGGTAAAATGAGCAAAGGCGGAGGCAATGGCGAAACGGTAGCCGTAAACGGTAAAGTGGTAGGCTTTGCGAATGTGGGGCAAAGTTTTACGGAAGATAAATACTTCTATTCCCGTCCGTCCGCAGTGAATTATAACGCGGCCGGTTCGGGTGGTTCTAACAAAGGCGCCAGTAACGCCGACTATCTCAAAGTAGTGGCGGAACGTATCGACACCTTCCTGGCACATAACCCGGGCGTAAAGCGCGACGACGTGCCGGTGGAACTGGTGACGGCTTCTGCCAGTGGTCTCGATCCGCACCTGTCGCCGGCAGCGGTTTATGTGCAGGTAGCCCGCATTGCCACAATACGCGGCATCCCGCAGGAAAGAATCAATAAGCTGGTGGAGTCGCATGTGCAGGCACCATTACTCGGACTGCTCGGCCCATCCACCGTCAACATCCTGCAGCTGAATATCGCGCTGGACGCCCTGTCATCTATATCAAAATAG
- the kdpB gene encoding potassium-transporting ATPase subunit KdpB has product MKNENKLFPKALVQESLVQSFVKLNPRLMIKNPVMFMVELGTLVMLVVTAYTLFTGDTSQGSLAYNVIVLIVLFLTVLFANFAEAIAEARGKAQAESLRKTREETPAKLVSANGITTVSSAQLKKGDVFLCEPGDIIPADGEIVEGLASIDESAITGESAPVIREAGGDKSSVVGGTKVLSDRIKVRVSTEAGESFLDKMIALVEGASRQKTPNEIALTILLASFTLVFIIVCVTLKPFADYANTTITIAAFISLFVCLIPTTIGGLLSAIGIAGMDRALRANVITKSGKAVETAGDLDVLLLDKTGTITIGNRKATNFYATNGLSQQAFVELCALSSLSDETPEGKSIVELAGKEVVNKLSVKDATMVQFTAETRSSGIDLPNGTKVRKGAYDAIRQLAEKSGHSFPVETKERVEQISKDGGTPLVVALNGEVKGVIELQDIIKPGIQERFERLRRMGVKTVMVTGDNPLTAQYIAAKAGVDDFIAEAKPEDKMRYIKQEQQEGRLVAMMGDGTNDAPALAQADVGVAMNSGTQAAKEAGNMVDLDNDPTKLIEIVEIGKQLLMTRGTLTTFSIANDVAKYFAIVPALFIASIPALQGLNVMHLHSPESAILSAVIFNAIIIPILIPLALKGVAYRPIGASALLRRNLFVYGIGGIVAPFIGIKLIDMLMALFF; this is encoded by the coding sequence ATGAAAAATGAAAATAAATTATTTCCGAAAGCGCTGGTGCAAGAAAGCCTGGTGCAGTCTTTCGTGAAACTGAACCCAAGGCTCATGATCAAAAACCCCGTGATGTTTATGGTGGAGCTGGGAACCCTGGTAATGCTGGTCGTTACGGCCTACACACTATTCACCGGCGATACTTCCCAAGGCTCACTCGCCTATAACGTCATTGTGCTGATCGTGTTGTTCCTCACCGTGCTGTTCGCCAACTTCGCAGAGGCGATCGCAGAAGCACGCGGTAAAGCGCAGGCAGAAAGCTTACGCAAAACCCGTGAAGAAACACCGGCCAAACTGGTATCCGCAAATGGTATTACCACCGTTTCTTCCGCTCAACTTAAAAAAGGAGATGTGTTTCTCTGCGAACCAGGCGACATTATCCCTGCGGATGGTGAGATTGTAGAAGGTCTCGCGAGCATAGATGAATCGGCCATCACCGGCGAAAGCGCACCGGTGATCCGCGAAGCGGGTGGCGACAAATCCAGCGTGGTAGGCGGTACCAAAGTACTGAGCGATCGCATCAAAGTACGTGTAAGCACCGAAGCCGGTGAATCCTTCCTGGATAAAATGATCGCACTCGTAGAAGGTGCCAGCCGCCAGAAAACGCCGAATGAAATTGCTTTAACGATCCTGCTGGCCAGCTTTACACTGGTGTTCATCATCGTATGTGTAACGCTGAAACCCTTCGCGGATTATGCGAATACAACAATCACCATTGCCGCCTTCATCTCTTTGTTTGTTTGCCTGATACCCACTACCATCGGCGGTTTGCTGTCTGCTATCGGTATTGCCGGTATGGACAGGGCACTGCGCGCCAACGTGATCACTAAATCCGGTAAAGCCGTAGAAACCGCCGGCGACCTGGACGTACTGCTGTTGGACAAAACAGGTACGATCACCATCGGTAACCGTAAAGCCACCAATTTTTACGCAACGAACGGACTGTCACAACAGGCGTTCGTAGAGTTGTGCGCACTTAGTTCCCTGTCGGACGAAACGCCTGAAGGTAAATCTATCGTAGAACTGGCAGGTAAAGAGGTCGTGAATAAACTGAGCGTGAAAGATGCCACGATGGTACAATTCACCGCCGAAACCCGCAGCAGTGGTATCGACTTGCCTAACGGTACTAAAGTGCGCAAAGGCGCATACGACGCCATCCGCCAGCTGGCCGAAAAGTCTGGCCACTCCTTTCCTGTAGAAACAAAGGAGAGAGTGGAGCAAATTTCAAAAGACGGCGGTACTCCACTGGTAGTAGCGCTCAACGGCGAGGTGAAAGGGGTGATTGAATTACAGGACATTATCAAACCCGGCATCCAGGAGCGTTTCGAACGCTTAAGAAGGATGGGGGTGAAAACCGTGATGGTCACCGGCGACAACCCGCTTACCGCACAATACATCGCTGCTAAAGCCGGCGTCGACGATTTTATCGCAGAGGCAAAGCCGGAAGATAAAATGCGCTACATCAAACAGGAACAGCAGGAAGGACGCCTGGTGGCCATGATGGGCGACGGTACCAACGATGCGCCGGCCCTGGCGCAGGCGGATGTGGGCGTGGCCATGAACAGTGGAACACAGGCCGCAAAAGAAGCCGGTAACATGGTGGACCTCGACAACGATCCCACCAAACTGATTGAGATCGTAGAAATCGGCAAACAGTTGCTGATGACGCGCGGCACGCTCACTACGTTCTCCATTGCTAACGACGTGGCCAAATACTTTGCGATCGTGCCGGCGTTGTTCATCGCTTCTATTCCCGCTTTGCAGGGATTGAATGTGATGCACCTTCATAGTCCGGAGTCGGCCATTCTTTCTGCCGTGATCTTTAACGCGATCATTATTCCCATACTGATACCGTTGGCGCTGAAAGGCGTGGCTTACCGTCCGATCGGGGCCAGTGCGCTGCTTCGCCGCAACCTGTTCGTGTATGGTATCGGTGGTATCGTAGCGCCATTTATCGGCATCAAGCTGATTGATATGTTGATGGCGCTGTTCTTCTAA
- the kdpA gene encoding potassium-transporting ATPase subunit KdpA has protein sequence MNTEITGIIVTFLLSVIIAIPLGKYIAKVYLGQRTLTDFLTPLEKGIYRLAGINPNEEMNWKQHLKALLTINFVWFVYAFFMLMFQDKLPLNPDGNPAQTPDLAFNTAISFMVNCNLQHYSGETGVTYLTQIFVLAFLQFVSAATGMAAVVVVFKALKEKTTTQLGNFWQYFVKSITRILLPISILLAIVFAFNGMPSGLDGKGQYVSLQGDTVNVSRGPVAAFVAIKHLGTNGGGWYAANSAHPLENPSYFTNIVEMLAQSIIPIAMIFAFGFFIQRRKLSWIIFGVMTIGFLCLLIPTVISEVGGNPAIAKMGISQATGAMEGKEVRFGPAATGYWSIITTVISTGSVNGWHDSTMPVSGMLQMLSMMTNAFYGGCGVGILNYFVFIIIAVFIAGLMVGRTPEFMGHKIEAREVKIAAIIALLHPFLILVGTALSSYVLSHGVGAGWATQPGSWLNNPGYHGFSEMLYEYTSASANNGSGFEGLTDNNVFWNVTTGIVLIVSRFLPIIGPVAIAGILAQKRYVPESAGTLRTDTATFGMMTFAVIVITAALAFFPALTLGPLAEYFSML, from the coding sequence ATGAATACAGAAATAACAGGCATTATCGTCACCTTCCTCCTTTCGGTGATCATTGCCATACCGCTCGGTAAATACATCGCAAAGGTGTATCTCGGGCAACGCACGCTGACCGACTTTTTAACGCCGCTCGAAAAGGGGATTTACAGACTCGCGGGTATTAATCCCAACGAGGAAATGAACTGGAAGCAGCATTTAAAAGCCCTGCTCACCATTAACTTCGTTTGGTTTGTGTATGCCTTTTTTATGTTGATGTTCCAGGACAAATTACCGCTCAATCCAGACGGTAACCCGGCACAAACGCCAGATCTGGCCTTTAATACCGCCATCAGTTTTATGGTGAACTGTAACCTGCAGCACTACTCCGGCGAAACGGGGGTTACTTATCTCACACAAATTTTTGTACTCGCGTTTCTCCAGTTCGTGAGTGCCGCCACAGGCATGGCCGCCGTGGTTGTGGTGTTTAAAGCATTGAAAGAAAAGACGACCACGCAGCTGGGCAACTTCTGGCAGTATTTCGTTAAATCGATCACGCGCATATTATTGCCGATCTCCATCCTGCTGGCCATTGTATTTGCTTTCAACGGTATGCCTTCCGGCCTGGATGGTAAAGGGCAGTATGTGTCGCTGCAGGGCGATACGGTGAATGTGTCACGCGGACCGGTAGCCGCTTTTGTGGCGATCAAACACCTGGGAACGAACGGTGGGGGCTGGTATGCGGCCAACTCCGCGCATCCGCTGGAGAACCCAAGCTACTTCACCAATATTGTGGAGATGCTTGCGCAGTCGATCATACCCATCGCCATGATTTTCGCTTTCGGGTTTTTTATACAACGCCGTAAACTCTCCTGGATCATTTTCGGGGTGATGACGATCGGGTTTCTCTGTCTTTTGATACCTACGGTTATATCGGAAGTCGGCGGTAATCCGGCCATTGCGAAAATGGGCATCAGCCAGGCCACCGGCGCCATGGAAGGTAAAGAAGTGCGGTTTGGTCCGGCCGCTACGGGGTATTGGAGTATCATCACGACGGTTATTTCTACCGGTTCTGTAAATGGTTGGCACGATAGCACGATGCCTGTTTCGGGCATGCTGCAAATGTTGTCGATGATGACGAATGCTTTTTACGGTGGATGCGGTGTCGGTATTCTCAACTACTTCGTCTTTATCATTATCGCGGTATTCATTGCCGGACTAATGGTCGGTCGTACGCCTGAATTTATGGGGCATAAGATAGAGGCACGCGAAGTAAAGATTGCAGCGATCATCGCACTGTTACACCCTTTCCTCATACTGGTGGGCACCGCCCTCTCCTCTTATGTATTATCGCACGGAGTGGGGGCCGGCTGGGCTACGCAGCCGGGCAGCTGGCTGAATAATCCCGGCTATCACGGCTTCTCCGAAATGTTGTACGAGTACACTTCCGCGAGCGCGAACAATGGTTCCGGCTTCGAAGGGTTAACAGATAATAACGTGTTCTGGAACGTGACGACGGGTATAGTGCTGATCGTTTCCCGCTTCCTGCCGATCATTGGTCCGGTGGCGATTGCAGGCATACTCGCACAGAAAAGGTACGTGCCCGAATCGGCTGGTACGCTGCGTACAGACACTGCCACTTTTGGTATGATGACGTTCGCCGTGATCGTGATCACTGCCGCCCTGGCCTTCTTCCCTGCGCTTACGTTAGGTCCGCTGGCCGAATATTTCTCAATGTTATAA
- a CDS encoding DUF7674 family protein — protein sequence MIPDERIPELIHQQLPAFTAARGNSVSKVIHAFMEYTSTLVQKGQLQEAGRCFRIAGVLYRNGSNLLKNAIENVYIYGLSPLVDTHQQKLNELLPLPLQQVRIQHHQI from the coding sequence ATGATACCCGACGAACGTATCCCGGAACTTATTCACCAGCAGCTGCCTGCATTCACAGCAGCCCGCGGCAACAGCGTATCCAAAGTGATACATGCTTTTATGGAATATACCAGCACACTAGTGCAAAAGGGGCAGTTGCAGGAAGCCGGCAGGTGCTTCCGCATAGCGGGTGTGCTGTACCGCAACGGTAGCAACCTGTTGAAGAATGCAATCGAAAACGTGTACATCTACGGCCTTTCTCCGCTGGTAGACACACATCAGCAAAAGCTGAACGAGTTACTGCCACTGCCGCTACAACAGGTGCGCATCCAACATCATCAAATATAA
- a CDS encoding N-acetyltransferase — translation MEPLPSADMIVRIANAADLDFALPIVAEMEASAKARGTGISKRDPEAIKKKIRQGKAIIAFTKDGVWAGFTYLEVYDQGRFVSNSGLIVPPAFRGLGVAAQLKQRLFDLCRFLYPQAKLFGITTGSAVMKINSKLGYTPVPYDEITHDTAFWKGCKSCVNYGILESKQFKNCLCTAMLFEPPKETYHADLENHPTISEGWLVSASKELLLKNIISY, via the coding sequence ATGGAACCTCTTCCTTCGGCGGACATGATCGTTCGCATCGCCAACGCGGCCGATCTTGATTTTGCCCTGCCCATCGTGGCCGAAATGGAAGCCAGCGCGAAAGCGCGCGGCACAGGCATCAGTAAACGTGATCCGGAAGCGATAAAGAAAAAAATACGACAAGGCAAAGCCATCATCGCTTTTACGAAAGACGGTGTTTGGGCGGGCTTTACTTACCTGGAAGTGTATGATCAGGGACGTTTCGTAAGCAACAGCGGTCTAATCGTACCACCGGCCTTCCGCGGTTTGGGTGTGGCGGCTCAACTCAAACAACGATTGTTCGACCTGTGCCGCTTCCTGTACCCGCAGGCGAAACTGTTCGGCATCACCACCGGTTCGGCAGTAATGAAGATCAACAGCAAGTTGGGTTACACGCCTGTTCCTTACGACGAAATTACGCACGATACCGCCTTCTGGAAGGGTTGTAAAAGCTGTGTGAACTACGGCATCCTCGAAAGCAAGCAGTTTAAGAACTGCCTTTGTACGGCCATGTTATTCGAGCCTCCCAAAGAAACGTACCATGCGGATTTGGAAAACCACCCTACCATTTCTGAAGGGTGGCTGGTATCCGCCAGTAAAGAACTACTCCTTAAAAATATTATTAGCTATTGA
- a CDS encoding DUF7674 family protein → MINQFEVPAMIEDALPELSKPLRQFPAVFHIYETMSCFTVYTCRQVTRGDFALAGRCLQLAGRLYERGNEKVKYAIEQYFMPVVSALPVKDAAQRIKLYSIIPSHLYRMFIHQQLKLS, encoded by the coding sequence ATGATCAATCAATTTGAAGTACCCGCTATGATAGAAGATGCGCTGCCTGAACTCAGCAAACCTTTGCGCCAGTTCCCGGCGGTGTTTCACATTTACGAAACAATGAGCTGTTTTACCGTATACACCTGCAGGCAGGTAACGCGTGGCGACTTTGCGCTGGCGGGGCGTTGCCTGCAACTCGCAGGTCGCCTGTACGAACGGGGTAACGAAAAAGTGAAGTATGCTATCGAACAATATTTCATGCCGGTCGTGTCTGCACTGCCTGTAAAGGACGCAGCACAACGCATTAAACTCTACTCCATCATTCCATCGCATTTATACCGCATGTTCATTCACCAACAATTAAAGCTTAGCTAA